A part of Desulfobacter sp. genomic DNA contains:
- the asnB gene encoding asparagine synthase (glutamine-hydrolyzing) has product MCGVFGLARFDGQGIEKAWMARMGLLLSHRGPDAEGFFFHPESDQSAKVNVAFGHERLSILDLSSKSNQPFIDRSNDLVLVYNGEVYNFKEIRQLLKAKGYLFNSEGDTEVVMAAYKEWGIHAAKYLDGMFAFAIWDKRRSQIVVSRDSIGIKPLYYFEGNNSFAFSSELKALLSLPMVERKINSAALADYLSLRYIPAPHSIVSNVHKLEPGHTLVVSTETGRSIKEKHWNVPFSQDQRDIAFNEADAAERFDELFNKVVKEQLVSDVSVGCFLSGGLDSSLVAAVARKHYGPELKTFTIGFSEPEFNEAVFARKIAKQLGTSHHEHYVEGNDMVDLVQSLYSVYDEPFGDASAIPSIVLTRYAGAHLKVCLSGDGGDELFHGYQWYKQFDRLANIFRAPLGIRKLFFKTIFRKRYENTIIEGVLERKFSEAVKYNCLFSPVMRKNLIGTSVGSYSGLVDGIFNDKPGSRDEMYHNIFKLGLLSWLPGDFLVKVDRASMAEGLEVRVPMLDRRLVEFAANLPLKANRPGDQGKLLVKKALSRYLPQNLYDRPKKGFSIPLTKWLADNLFEMVSDLLSKRSVETYGILNPKAVQGHLDAFCRFPEKEATRIWLLLNLQLWCENNLKQSSV; this is encoded by the coding sequence ATGTGTGGGGTTTTTGGACTCGCGAGGTTTGACGGTCAAGGAATTGAAAAGGCCTGGATGGCTCGAATGGGGCTATTATTGTCTCATCGGGGGCCGGATGCAGAAGGGTTTTTCTTTCATCCCGAATCAGATCAGTCGGCCAAGGTGAATGTTGCATTCGGGCACGAACGTCTTTCCATCTTGGACCTTTCGTCTAAGTCAAATCAGCCTTTTATCGACCGCAGTAACGACTTGGTGCTTGTCTATAATGGAGAGGTCTATAATTTCAAAGAGATACGCCAATTATTAAAAGCCAAAGGATATCTGTTCAATTCTGAAGGGGACACCGAGGTCGTTATGGCGGCTTATAAGGAATGGGGGATTCATGCCGCCAAATACCTTGACGGTATGTTTGCCTTTGCCATATGGGATAAAAGGCGTTCACAAATTGTCGTTAGCAGGGATTCAATTGGTATAAAACCCCTTTACTATTTTGAGGGAAATAATTCCTTTGCCTTCTCTTCCGAGTTGAAGGCACTTCTTAGCCTTCCAATGGTTGAACGGAAAATTAATTCGGCAGCACTGGCAGATTATTTGTCCCTTAGATATATTCCGGCACCTCATTCTATTGTATCAAATGTTCACAAGCTTGAGCCAGGGCATACCCTGGTCGTGTCAACGGAAACGGGACGGTCCATAAAGGAAAAGCACTGGAACGTACCCTTCTCTCAAGATCAGCGGGACATAGCTTTCAACGAAGCCGATGCCGCTGAAAGGTTTGATGAATTATTTAACAAAGTGGTAAAAGAGCAATTGGTGTCAGACGTATCCGTTGGTTGTTTTCTAAGCGGAGGGCTTGACTCTTCATTAGTAGCAGCTGTGGCAAGGAAGCATTACGGACCAGAGCTGAAAACTTTTACTATTGGTTTTTCTGAGCCGGAATTTAACGAAGCTGTTTTTGCTAGAAAGATTGCAAAACAACTCGGAACCAGCCACCATGAACATTATGTCGAAGGGAATGACATGGTTGATTTGGTTCAAAGCCTTTATTCGGTGTATGATGAGCCATTCGGAGATGCCTCGGCAATACCATCCATTGTTTTGACAAGGTATGCAGGAGCCCACCTAAAAGTATGTCTTTCCGGAGATGGGGGAGATGAATTGTTTCATGGATATCAATGGTATAAACAGTTCGATCGGCTGGCTAATATATTCAGAGCGCCCCTTGGTATCAGGAAGCTCTTTTTTAAAACCATTTTTCGAAAGAGGTATGAGAACACTATCATTGAAGGCGTATTGGAAAGAAAGTTTTCTGAAGCAGTAAAATACAATTGCCTTTTTAGTCCAGTGATGCGTAAAAACTTGATCGGCACATCAGTGGGAAGTTATTCTGGCCTTGTGGATGGGATTTTCAATGACAAACCTGGAAGTCGAGACGAGATGTACCATAATATCTTCAAATTAGGTCTGCTTTCATGGTTGCCTGGGGATTTTTTGGTCAAGGTGGACCGGGCTTCAATGGCAGAAGGGCTTGAGGTAAGGGTTCCCATGCTTGACCGGAGGCTTGTCGAGTTCGCTGCAAATCTACCGTTAAAGGCCAATCGTCCTGGTGACCAGGGTAAGTTACTTGTAAAAAAAGCATTGAGTCGATACCTGCCGCAAAATCTTTATGATCGTCCCAAGAAAGGCTTTTCAATCCCTTTGACAAAGTGGCTTGCTGATAACCTTTTTGAGATGGTTTCAGATCTTCTTTCTAAGAGAAGTGTGGAAACATACGGTATCCTTAACCCGAAAGCGGTACAAGGGCATTTAGATGCGTTTTGTAGATTTCCTGAAAAAGAGGCCACACGAATATGGCTTCTGTTAAATCTCCAATTATGGTGTGAAAATAATCTAAAACAATCTTCTGTTTAA
- a CDS encoding CDP-alcohol phosphatidyltransferase family protein: protein MEKKHGQWIKAFYRRVSYYLCLVLIKTPIRPNHLTASRLLWIIIAGSLIQFNEYRYDLLASFMIFLFSVLDAADGTLARMKNDLSLWGTWLDNQIDRIGFVILYVAVGFRLGLEYENSFWVLFPLVVLLMAWVRVLMCGDAHLYEKFVQLRGLLEGPNVPPESVANVEGKGAKKYQTIMSQIKMQIAPHTHNLALYVIVGLVLKQLVLMIVFTAILTFAWWGILNYRVWRKASMIDRK, encoded by the coding sequence ATGGAAAAAAAACATGGTCAATGGATAAAGGCATTTTATCGTCGTGTTAGTTATTATCTATGTCTCGTTTTGATAAAAACCCCGATACGCCCAAATCACCTTACCGCATCCCGCCTTTTATGGATAATCATAGCCGGCTCGCTAATCCAATTTAATGAGTATCGTTATGATTTGTTGGCTTCGTTTATGATTTTCTTGTTTTCAGTATTGGATGCAGCCGATGGTACGCTTGCCAGAATGAAAAATGATTTGTCCCTTTGGGGGACTTGGCTGGACAATCAGATAGACCGAATAGGGTTTGTAATTCTTTATGTTGCAGTTGGTTTCCGACTGGGATTGGAATATGAGAATAGTTTCTGGGTTTTGTTTCCACTTGTTGTTCTTTTGATGGCCTGGGTGCGCGTTCTAATGTGCGGGGATGCCCATTTATACGAAAAATTCGTTCAATTGAGAGGTCTTCTTGAAGGGCCAAATGTACCGCCTGAATCTGTAGCTAATGTTGAAGGGAAGGGTGCCAAAAAATACCAAACTATAATGTCTCAAATAAAAATGCAGATTGCACCTCATACCCACAACCTGGCCTTGTATGTAATTGTAGGATTAGTGTTGAAACAGCTGGTTCTAATGATCGTGTTTACGGCTATACTGACGTTTGCATGGTGGGGGATTTTAAATTATCGAGTCTGGCGAAAAGCAAGTATGATAGACAGAAAATAG
- a CDS encoding oligosaccharide flippase family protein, translating to MSFFKKTAQFFSLSLVASAISLLNSILAVRILGPNQYGAYVILFILPNLFSSLGSFGLGPSLIFHLNKKKIPMTPLLGVGALFGFTIGMLYYSGSVLFIDFFSAFVLNDKVDQSLLCISLLSVPFILMQNNLLSLVQGTYRMSAYGILSEIFPASVRFILIIILLYCFDGNILSMVCLTIATHMLSTASCIGFLLKSIEGGLSIRALLPNWEICRSLFSFGGKGYMGAVIQKANQSVVKLILTSFFSVDVVGCYALAENFANYSAMLIRKITISFMPKVSMSTEGEVKNFLPLLISSTTIYMIITGSACATLVTPFVNLMYGEAFASVIPLTWVLLPGAMFLSYIRICNVTFTHTGRPLIKTFIRSIGFVINLLLILVFIHSQGVSGVALAYSTSNFAMAVMATLLLKYYFELSPYQLFIIKQETILLIGNNMKALFFKLRQTVQRNIIRK from the coding sequence ATGAGTTTTTTTAAAAAGACAGCACAATTTTTTTCGCTTTCCCTGGTAGCCAGCGCCATTAGTCTCTTGAACAGCATACTTGCCGTACGCATATTAGGGCCCAATCAATACGGGGCCTATGTCATACTTTTTATTTTACCGAATTTGTTCTCATCTTTGGGCTCCTTTGGCTTAGGCCCATCATTAATTTTCCACCTAAACAAGAAAAAGATACCTATGACGCCTCTTTTAGGCGTCGGGGCACTGTTCGGCTTTACAATCGGAATGCTTTACTACTCGGGTTCTGTCTTGTTTATTGATTTTTTTTCGGCATTTGTTTTGAATGATAAGGTCGATCAATCCTTGCTTTGCATTTCCTTACTGTCCGTGCCATTTATTTTAATGCAAAATAATTTGCTGTCTCTTGTTCAGGGAACCTACCGAATGAGTGCATATGGTATTCTATCTGAAATTTTTCCAGCATCGGTTCGTTTTATTCTAATCATTATATTGTTATATTGCTTTGACGGGAATATTCTTTCTATGGTTTGTTTGACTATCGCGACCCATATGCTTTCAACGGCTTCATGCATTGGTTTTTTATTAAAATCTATAGAAGGGGGGCTGAGTATCAGAGCACTGTTGCCGAACTGGGAAATATGCAGAAGCCTTTTTTCATTTGGTGGTAAAGGGTATATGGGCGCCGTTATTCAAAAAGCCAACCAAAGTGTTGTGAAGCTCATTTTAACTTCATTTTTTTCAGTTGATGTCGTCGGTTGTTATGCGCTTGCCGAGAATTTTGCCAATTATTCCGCCATGCTAATCAGAAAGATTACAATCTCTTTTATGCCAAAAGTATCTATGAGCACTGAAGGCGAAGTAAAAAACTTCTTACCACTACTAATCAGCAGTACTACCATCTATATGATCATAACTGGTTCTGCTTGTGCCACTCTTGTTACGCCGTTTGTAAATTTAATGTATGGTGAAGCCTTTGCTTCTGTTATACCTTTGACTTGGGTGCTTTTACCCGGAGCAATGTTTCTGTCCTATATTCGTATCTGTAATGTAACCTTTACACATACGGGCAGACCATTGATCAAGACATTCATTCGGTCAATTGGGTTCGTGATAAATTTACTATTAATATTGGTTTTTATTCATTCTCAGGGTGTGTCAGGGGTGGCTCTGGCTTATTCTACATCTAATTTTGCTATGGCGGTAATGGCCACATTGTTATTAAAATATTATTTTGAACTATCGCCGTATCAATTGTTTATCATTAAACAGGAGACCATTTTACTGATCGGAAATAACATGAAGGCTTTATTCTTTAAATTGAGGCAGACGGTTCAACGAAATATAATCAGGAAATAA
- a CDS encoding O-antigen ligase family protein — MEASDKAKMKAHFESFAILLLSFIFFLPLPYFSDSSQRIIEFTILMLLGSTIYIFRKEPINKWIDNSGVVYLLFILICGFFTCVELQKIMFSEDALFLIHIYITTSLSAIVYVITYRNFNCNDDFSITPVVLKLFFAFTILFAAYTAWYGMTLRILSGNSIMESYSFAKDWVDRGYVWNWIGGTSENPLFIFVFVSFWIGYVKAQKRFFLISVLLLTLTMGISYICYSRAGIILTVLLFLFVLFSKLGKKKTFLSLAGTLTVGFVLNSEYSVNLGDRIYEFINMGKVSLFSGRSQLIAEGLLISFRDGFLGRGFHATELDKPLFLNKGFSSLADFNTHNIFINQIIEIGIIGLLFFLIFFIITYRKARMVKKVGKNQSIRGVGSGCQYMVISFALVCPLVPHLEKRLSVFGIIMMLTAIANKLASIGDQDASRGHTFGET; from the coding sequence TTGGAGGCCTCTGATAAGGCAAAAATGAAAGCTCATTTTGAGAGTTTTGCAATTCTCCTTTTATCTTTTATATTTTTTTTACCTTTGCCATATTTTTCAGATTCGAGCCAGAGAATCATCGAATTTACAATTCTTATGCTGTTAGGCTCTACGATTTATATTTTTAGGAAAGAACCGATTAATAAATGGATTGATAATTCCGGAGTTGTTTACCTTTTATTCATTCTTATCTGTGGTTTCTTTACATGTGTCGAATTACAAAAAATAATGTTCTCTGAAGATGCCTTATTTTTAATACATATATATATAACCACATCTCTCTCGGCTATTGTTTATGTCATTACGTATCGAAATTTTAACTGCAATGATGATTTTAGTATTACTCCGGTGGTTTTAAAGCTGTTTTTTGCTTTTACGATTTTGTTCGCAGCATACACTGCTTGGTATGGTATGACTCTTAGAATTCTTTCTGGAAATTCCATAATGGAATCATACTCTTTTGCAAAGGATTGGGTAGATAGAGGATACGTATGGAATTGGATTGGGGGAACGAGTGAAAATCCACTATTCATATTTGTATTTGTCAGCTTTTGGATAGGATATGTGAAAGCCCAAAAAAGATTTTTTCTTATTTCAGTTTTATTGCTTACTCTCACAATGGGTATTAGTTATATCTGCTATTCAAGAGCCGGCATTATTTTAACTGTCCTATTATTTTTATTTGTATTATTTAGTAAATTAGGTAAAAAGAAAACGTTCCTAAGTCTCGCGGGAACCTTAACAGTCGGGTTTGTGCTAAATTCTGAATATTCTGTTAATTTGGGCGATAGAATATATGAATTTATAAATATGGGGAAAGTTTCGCTATTTTCTGGAAGATCACAATTGATAGCTGAAGGCCTTTTAATTTCATTTCGGGATGGATTTTTGGGGCGAGGATTTCATGCGACCGAATTGGATAAGCCTCTCTTTTTAAATAAAGGATTTTCCAGTTTGGCGGATTTTAATACTCATAATATTTTTATAAATCAAATAATTGAAATCGGTATAATCGGTCTTTTGTTCTTTTTAATTTTTTTTATTATTACCTACCGGAAAGCCAGAATGGTAAAAAAGGTGGGTAAAAATCAGTCCATTAGAGGGGTTGGGAGCGGGTGTCAATACATGGTGATTAGTTTTGCTTTAGTTTGCCCTTTAGTCCCGCATTTGGAAAAGCGGTTATCTGTTTTTGGGATTATAATGATGTTGACTGCTATTGCTAACAAGCTGGCCTCGATAGGTGATCAAGATGCGTCAAGAGGACATACGTTTGGTGAAACATAG
- a CDS encoding class I SAM-dependent methyltransferase, whose translation MGKQQIGIDSHEIKEVCLVCGGTSWELIGEHQEFSGSYIILCPKCKFMTTSPLPSEFDVEQHYRKFYREQERKVSFYYRQSQKLRARSQFRFIKKYLDRPMSGLRVLEIGAGIGCLLNNFAIKGARVNGFEPRQELADFAMQKFDLSLIVSPFDLKKVAEKRYDIILLSHVLEHILELPVFIQGLKQIISKNGFLFIEIPNENKVKIHNRIVFQYKTDSHVHFFNPTNINRFMEQYAFKSQRLLTVGEDTETIQRNSSDRQNNSWVKGLHQDLIDFHRKSKGIWRNFSAAVLKCLSGFIYLSVIFQLVANNPNFKYYNPSGRKQGNWIRSLWKLQ comes from the coding sequence TTGGGAAAACAACAAATTGGCATTGACAGTCATGAAATCAAAGAGGTTTGCCTTGTTTGTGGAGGGACCTCATGGGAATTAATTGGTGAGCATCAAGAATTTTCAGGTTCATATATAATTCTGTGTCCAAAATGTAAATTTATGACAACATCCCCATTGCCATCCGAGTTCGATGTTGAACAGCACTACAGAAAGTTTTATAGAGAACAGGAACGTAAAGTTTCATTTTATTATCGTCAATCTCAAAAACTAAGAGCACGGAGTCAATTTAGATTCATTAAGAAATATTTGGATAGACCAATGAGTGGGTTGAGAGTTCTGGAAATTGGTGCCGGAATTGGTTGTCTGTTAAATAACTTTGCTATAAAAGGCGCAAGGGTAAACGGATTTGAACCACGTCAAGAGTTGGCAGATTTTGCTATGCAGAAATTTGACTTGAGCCTCATTGTATCTCCATTTGACCTAAAGAAAGTCGCAGAGAAGCGATATGATATCATTTTATTGTCGCATGTTCTAGAACATATATTGGAATTGCCTGTTTTTATTCAGGGCTTGAAACAGATTATATCAAAAAATGGGTTCCTTTTTATAGAGATTCCCAATGAAAATAAGGTGAAGATTCATAACCGAATCGTTTTTCAATATAAAACGGATTCCCATGTTCATTTTTTCAACCCGACTAATATTAATCGGTTCATGGAGCAATACGCTTTCAAAAGTCAACGTCTTCTAACCGTAGGGGAAGATACGGAAACCATTCAGAGGAACTCCTCAGATCGGCAAAATAATAGTTGGGTTAAAGGCCTGCATCAAGATTTAATTGATTTTCATAGGAAAAGTAAAGGAATATGGCGCAACTTTTCTGCCGCGGTTCTGAAGTGTTTGTCTGGTTTTATATATCTTTCTGTAATATTTCAATTGGTTGCAAATAATCCGAACTTTAAATACTATAATCCATCGGGACGAAAACAGGGTAACTGGATTCGGAGTTTATGGAAACTTCAATAG
- the rpiB gene encoding ribose 5-phosphate isomerase B: protein MSIAIGCDHVAIDLKEAIKAHLSEKGISYKDFGTFSAERMDYPVVAADVCKSIQRGSCNQGILICGTGVGMSIAANKFEGVRSVVCSEPFSAKASKEHNNTNVLALGARVVGAELAKMIVDSWLTAEYEGGRHQVRIDQIYEYEKIGKV from the coding sequence ATGTCTATTGCAATAGGTTGTGACCATGTAGCTATTGATCTTAAAGAGGCCATTAAAGCCCATTTGTCAGAAAAGGGTATATCGTATAAGGATTTCGGGACGTTTTCTGCTGAACGGATGGATTATCCTGTCGTGGCTGCTGACGTATGCAAATCCATTCAACGTGGAAGTTGCAATCAGGGAATTTTAATATGCGGAACTGGTGTTGGGATGTCCATCGCTGCTAATAAATTTGAAGGTGTTCGTTCTGTTGTATGCTCTGAGCCTTTTTCTGCTAAAGCCTCAAAAGAGCATAACAATACCAATGTGCTGGCATTGGGAGCCAGAGTGGTGGGAGCTGAACTGGCAAAGATGATTGTTGATAGCTGGTTGACTGCTGAATATGAAGGGGGAAGACATCAAGTACGAATCGATCAAATTTATGAGTATGAAAAGATAGGTAAGGTATAG
- a CDS encoding ribulose-phosphate 3-epimerase — MIEFSLLCLEKHKLQNSLPKLLPLVDSVHLDIMDGEFVPVEAFSTEFISEFRTDLPKHVHVMSYDPLHYLDRLQNIDSFTFHFESVDNHSDIIDAIHKKGFQAGLCVNPETPVSKIAEYLPDVDRILLMAVNPGYSGQKYIQSTSEKIIRLRQEAPDLEIVIDGGMHENTIREVMTLGANACVVCSVIVQSPDWASKVSELKAAGEIGYNNNIILNN, encoded by the coding sequence ATGATTGAATTTTCGCTCTTATGTCTTGAAAAACATAAATTACAAAACAGTCTTCCAAAACTTTTGCCATTGGTGGATTCGGTTCATCTTGATATTATGGATGGAGAGTTTGTACCGGTTGAGGCTTTTTCCACTGAATTTATAAGTGAGTTTCGTACTGATCTGCCCAAACACGTTCATGTAATGAGTTATGATCCTTTGCATTACCTTGATCGACTGCAGAACATAGACAGCTTTACATTTCATTTTGAATCCGTTGATAATCATTCAGACATTATCGATGCTATACATAAAAAAGGGTTTCAGGCAGGGCTTTGTGTTAATCCGGAAACACCTGTATCAAAGATAGCTGAGTATCTCCCCGATGTTGACAGAATTTTATTAATGGCAGTCAATCCCGGATATTCAGGCCAGAAGTACATCCAGTCAACATCTGAGAAAATTATTCGTCTGAGACAGGAAGCCCCTGATTTGGAAATTGTCATTGATGGGGGAATGCATGAGAACACGATAAGGGAGGTGATGACTTTAGGTGCAAACGCCTGTGTCGTTTGCTCAGTCATCGTTCAATCTCCTGACTGGGCTTCTAAAGTCAGTGAACTCAAGGCTGCGGGGGAAATTGGCTATAACAATAATATAATTCTAAATAATTAA
- a CDS encoding HAD family phosphatase, whose protein sequence is MKAALFDLDGVLIDSELDRIQTYSRLLENEFGLSVSLEPSQFIGCSEEKNVSLILDKLGLKGDAQKLIKARRQLLLDVAARAPLIDDCVSLAKKLIENQISVAIATNSYGRYVEIVIERLGFHQQALVMGNQVLRPKPDPEIFLRAAEKLEVASRECLVFEDSPSGCLAAESAGMSCVLIRHRYNKGFSNKNIIGQIDIGSKVPDAIWDLFS, encoded by the coding sequence ATGAAAGCAGCTCTTTTTGATTTAGATGGTGTATTGATAGACTCTGAGCTTGATCGAATTCAAACTTATAGCAGACTTCTGGAAAATGAATTCGGGCTATCTGTATCTCTGGAGCCCTCCCAGTTTATAGGATGTTCGGAAGAAAAGAATGTGTCCCTCATTTTGGATAAATTGGGGTTGAAAGGAGATGCACAAAAATTAATCAAAGCAAGGAGACAACTGCTGTTGGACGTCGCAGCAAGAGCCCCTTTGATTGACGATTGTGTTTCATTGGCTAAAAAATTAATCGAAAATCAAATATCGGTTGCCATTGCAACGAATTCATATGGTCGGTATGTGGAAATCGTTATAGAACGTTTGGGTTTCCACCAGCAGGCGTTGGTAATGGGCAATCAGGTGTTAAGGCCGAAGCCTGATCCAGAGATTTTTTTGCGTGCAGCCGAGAAACTTGAGGTGGCATCAAGAGAATGTCTGGTTTTTGAAGATAGTCCATCTGGATGCCTTGCCGCTGAATCTGCTGGAATGTCCTGTGTTTTGATTCGGCATCGCTATAACAAAGGGTTTTCGAATAAAAATATAATAGGGCAAATTGATATCGGGTCAAAGGTCCCTGATGCAATTTGGGATTTATTTTCATAA
- a CDS encoding phosphocholine cytidylyltransferase family protein — translation MKALILAAGLGSRLNDYTKEIPKALVKVAGKPIIDYQITSLKANGIKDIVIATGYHGGLIKKYVQKFSDCHFKFVNNPEYDNSNSSYSFWLASHLIEGEAYIHLNCDIIVNEETIQLLINCHQDNIIVMDKSIQLSDNMELVALNGDRIVEMRNTLFEGAVGKAVGVAKLSHGTVVWLKNRIFQYIENGDKCQNYYGVIRQAVKVHDIRVIEYSGILLEVNTVSDLKKAEMILLS, via the coding sequence ATGAAAGCGCTTATACTTGCTGCCGGTCTCGGTAGCAGACTAAATGACTATACAAAAGAGATTCCTAAGGCCTTGGTTAAGGTTGCTGGTAAACCGATTATTGACTATCAGATTACTTCGCTAAAGGCCAATGGAATTAAAGATATCGTTATTGCCACTGGATACCATGGTGGGCTTATCAAAAAATACGTCCAAAAATTTTCTGACTGTCATTTTAAGTTTGTGAATAATCCAGAGTATGATAACTCGAACAGTTCATATTCATTTTGGCTTGCTAGCCATCTGATAGAAGGCGAAGCATATATTCATCTTAATTGCGATATTATAGTTAATGAGGAGACAATTCAGCTCCTCATTAATTGCCACCAGGATAATATTATTGTCATGGATAAGAGCATCCAGCTATCCGATAACATGGAGTTGGTCGCGCTTAATGGTGATCGTATTGTTGAAATGCGTAACACATTGTTTGAAGGTGCTGTCGGAAAGGCGGTTGGGGTTGCAAAACTGTCCCATGGGACTGTGGTGTGGTTAAAGAATAGAATTTTTCAGTATATTGAAAATGGAGACAAGTGTCAAAACTACTACGGGGTTATCCGTCAGGCTGTAAAGGTGCATGATATTCGTGTTATAGAGTATTCGGGGATATTGTTAGAGGTGAATACCGTTTCAGATTTGAAAAAGGCGGAAATGATTTTGTTATCATGA
- a CDS encoding iron-containing alcohol dehydrogenase has product MREKSSKQNHLYDLESYLLKEKNGRGKKSDSAWDGQYQKAYNDTFNTPFSSESFDLSEKLLPKELLAYQIAPFVSAGHRLIEYVWPVISRKSLLVTEKTPFEFIEHGLSKSSLYSANMTLNLDDEFNGEILENVIDSILDNSQIDYIVGVGGGRTIDIQKFIGLKTERQTISFPTSLATHVYASPKIHALPAIKQLGYKLTIDGSPPHLALLDLGVFDKLAESNFRLIRTGLGDIMAFYTAVYDWKLSISQYNRQRNYFVEDLTARVILWLETVDLSEPFLNWVREYHLAQVVLCCITDWVGSAPASGSEHLFALCAEEKCSTVPLHGELVALGVLIMSYIQGQDYLSIKKMMQRLGLPSSLAKIGLTKEQVIAGLLDSRERGRQKQRYTILEQIDNSRRFFTKIIDQLLLDKIIEV; this is encoded by the coding sequence ATGAGAGAGAAATCAAGTAAACAGAACCACTTATATGATTTAGAATCATATCTTTTAAAAGAAAAAAACGGCAGAGGGAAAAAAAGTGATTCGGCATGGGATGGCCAATATCAAAAGGCGTACAATGATACATTTAATACCCCATTCAGCTCAGAAAGCTTTGATCTGTCTGAGAAGCTTTTGCCAAAGGAACTTTTAGCCTATCAAATCGCACCCTTTGTTTCTGCTGGACACAGATTGATCGAATATGTCTGGCCGGTTATTTCAAGAAAATCCCTATTGGTGACAGAAAAAACACCATTTGAGTTTATTGAGCACGGGTTAAGCAAAAGTTCTCTCTATTCTGCAAATATGACACTTAATCTTGATGACGAGTTTAACGGAGAAATTCTGGAGAATGTTATTGATTCAATATTAGATAACAGTCAAATTGATTATATCGTAGGGGTCGGGGGCGGAAGAACAATTGATATCCAAAAGTTTATTGGACTAAAAACCGAGAGACAGACAATTTCGTTTCCCACTAGTTTAGCAACTCATGTGTATGCTTCTCCTAAAATCCACGCGCTTCCAGCAATCAAGCAGCTGGGTTATAAGTTAACGATAGATGGTTCTCCGCCCCATCTTGCTCTGCTTGATTTGGGGGTATTTGATAAGCTTGCGGAAAGTAATTTTCGTTTGATCCGGACCGGGTTAGGCGATATTATGGCATTTTATACCGCCGTATATGACTGGAAGCTTTCGATTTCGCAGTATAATAGACAGCGGAACTATTTTGTTGAAGATTTAACAGCGCGTGTAATACTGTGGCTTGAAACTGTTGACTTGTCTGAGCCGTTTTTGAATTGGGTACGGGAGTATCATCTGGCGCAGGTGGTACTATGCTGCATAACCGATTGGGTTGGTAGTGCGCCCGCGTCTGGCTCTGAGCATTTATTTGCGCTTTGTGCTGAAGAAAAGTGTTCAACTGTTCCTCTTCATGGCGAACTCGTTGCATTGGGCGTTCTGATCATGTCATACATCCAAGGTCAGGATTACCTGAGCATTAAAAAAATGATGCAACGATTGGGCCTTCCTTCATCTTTGGCAAAAATTGGATTGACAAAAGAGCAAGTGATTGCAGGATTGTTGGATTCTCGGGAAAGAGGGCGGCAAAAACAAAGATACACAATACTCGAGCAGATTGATAATAGTAGGCGATTCTTTACAAAAATTATCGATCAGCTATTGCTGGATAAGATTATCGAAGTATAG
- a CDS encoding MarR family EPS-associated transcriptional regulator: MNASLDDEIKLKLLSLLKDNPSLTQREMSKMIGVSLGKINYCISAIVQTGLIRIEQFKNTSHKNAYLYHITPIGLKELTHLILHCLKHKLKEYEDIKKEIKILLELGEDIDADFCNNPELLVKSKGFIDFSQ, translated from the coding sequence ATTAAAATTGCTTTCACTTTTAAAGGACAATCCAAGTCTAACCCAGAGAGAGATGAGCAAAATGATTGGAGTTAGTCTCGGGAAAATCAACTATTGTATATCAGCAATCGTTCAAACTGGACTTATCCGGATCGAGCAGTTCAAAAACACTTCACATAAAAATGCATATCTTTATCACATTACACCAATCGGACTAAAAGAATTAACACATTTGATCCTCCATTGTTTGAAACACAAACTCAAAGAATATGAAGATATTAAAAAGGAAATCAAAATTCTTTTAGAACTGGGGGAGGATATAGATGCTGACTTCTGTAATAATCCGGAATTGCTTGTGAAATCAAAGGGTTTTATTGATTTTAGCCAATAG